The proteins below come from a single uncultured Carboxylicivirga sp. genomic window:
- a CDS encoding ATP-binding cassette domain-containing protein has protein sequence MIEAINVCKSFEDKEVLKDISAVFEKGQTNLIIGQSGSGKTVLLKSLVGLHEVTKGNILYDGRSLQALNSKQKKSLRQEIGMLFQGSALFDSMTVEENVRFPLDMFTSMTEEEKRDRANFCLDRVKLENANKRLPSEVSGGMQKRVAIARAIALNPKYLFCDEPNSGLDPRTSIVIDELIHEITVEYDITTIVNTHDMNSVMGIGDKIIFIYQGEKHWEGTKDDIFHVQNEQLEDFIFASKLFRKIKESNR, from the coding sequence ATGATTGAAGCCATTAATGTTTGTAAATCGTTTGAGGACAAGGAAGTATTAAAAGATATTTCGGCTGTTTTTGAAAAAGGACAAACGAACTTGATAATCGGGCAGAGTGGATCGGGTAAAACTGTTCTTTTAAAGTCTTTGGTTGGATTGCATGAAGTAACCAAGGGTAATATCTTATATGATGGAAGAAGTTTACAAGCTTTAAATAGCAAGCAAAAGAAATCTTTACGACAAGAGATAGGTATGTTGTTTCAAGGATCGGCTCTTTTTGATTCGATGACTGTAGAAGAGAATGTTCGTTTTCCGTTAGATATGTTTACTTCAATGACAGAAGAAGAAAAGCGAGACCGTGCCAATTTCTGTTTGGATAGAGTAAAACTTGAAAATGCAAATAAGCGATTACCTTCAGAGGTTAGTGGAGGTATGCAAAAACGTGTAGCTATTGCACGAGCAATTGCGTTAAATCCTAAGTACTTGTTTTGTGATGAACCCAATTCGGGCCTTGATCCCCGTACTTCTATTGTGATTGATGAGCTAATTCATGAAATTACTGTCGAATACGATATTACTACAATTGTCAATACTCATGATATGAACTCTGTGATGGGAATTGGCGATAAGATTATATTTATCTACCAGGGAGAAAAACACTGGGAAGGCACTAAAGATGATATATTTCATGTTCAGAATGAACAACTCGAGGATTTTATATTTGCATCGAAGTTATTTAGGAAGATAAAAGAAAGTAATAGATAA
- a CDS encoding ABC transporter permease has protein sequence MRIFYHIGRYSLFVKKVFGRPAKHSVFIKQIVKEVDKLGIDSLGIIFIISIFMGAVITLQTAYNIDSPLIPRYTIGLAARDSMLLEFSSTIVALILAGKVGSNIASEIGTMRVTEQIDALEIMGLNPAGYLVLPKVVAFVFIIPFLVVISMGVGIFGGFLAGSLSGEVPAPDFIYGIQYAFVPFYVVYSLIKAVVFAFIISTVSAYWGFYAEGGALEVGKASTTAVVTSSIQILLFNLLLTQMLL, from the coding sequence ATGAGAATTTTTTATCATATTGGCAGGTATAGTTTGTTTGTTAAAAAAGTTTTTGGAAGGCCGGCAAAGCATTCTGTATTTATCAAACAAATTGTTAAAGAAGTTGATAAGTTAGGCATAGACTCACTTGGAATTATCTTTATTATTTCCATTTTTATGGGTGCTGTTATTACACTTCAAACAGCTTATAATATTGATTCGCCCTTGATACCTAGGTACACTATTGGATTAGCAGCTAGGGATTCGATGCTTCTTGAGTTTTCATCAACAATTGTTGCATTAATATTAGCTGGTAAGGTAGGGTCGAATATTGCATCAGAAATTGGAACAATGCGTGTAACGGAGCAGATTGATGCACTTGAAATAATGGGATTGAATCCTGCCGGCTACCTGGTCTTACCAAAAGTTGTTGCCTTTGTTTTTATTATACCATTTTTGGTAGTAATTAGTATGGGAGTGGGAATTTTTGGTGGATTTTTAGCAGGTTCGCTAAGTGGTGAAGTTCCAGCGCCAGACTTTATTTATGGTATTCAATACGCCTTTGTTCCATTCTATGTGGTCTATTCGCTCATAAAAGCAGTTGTATTTGCATTTATTATTTCCACTGTATCGGCATATTGGGGATTTTATGCCGAAGGGGGTGCATTAGAAGTGGGTAAGGCGAGTACAACAGCTGTTGTAACGAGTAGCATTCAAATATTACTTTTTAATTTATTACTAACTCAAATGTTATTATGA
- a CDS encoding sugar phosphate nucleotidyltransferase, whose product MRQNTYCVVMAGGVGSRFWPLSTSKTPKQFLDIFGTGKSLLQQTFERFEHICPLENFIIVTSAHYKNLVKEQLPKLNNDQILEEPLRRNTAPCIAYANAIIQSKNPEANIIVTPADHLIIDQHKFIDSITSGLEFIDKKDALLTLGIKPTHPETGYGYIQIGESEYENSLFNKVKTFTEKPNLEMATILFESGEFYWNSGIFLWSLKSINKAFITHLSEVATPFIEYYKHIGSKYEEKAINDTYTECKNISIDYGIMEKAENVYVKKADFGWSDLGTWSSLHEHASTNNDNNAIIKGEVLLYDTHNSVIHLPEGKQGVIQGLDGYIIVQSDKALLICPRSNEQQIRQFTTDLKTEFGDK is encoded by the coding sequence ATGAGACAGAATACTTACTGTGTAGTTATGGCAGGTGGAGTTGGCAGCCGTTTTTGGCCTTTAAGCACATCAAAAACACCCAAACAATTTTTAGATATTTTTGGCACAGGCAAATCACTACTACAACAAACTTTTGAACGTTTTGAGCACATTTGTCCGTTAGAAAATTTCATAATTGTAACAAGTGCCCATTACAAAAATTTAGTTAAAGAACAACTACCAAAATTAAACAACGATCAAATACTTGAAGAACCATTAAGAAGAAATACAGCACCCTGCATTGCATATGCTAATGCTATTATTCAATCTAAAAATCCTGAGGCAAATATTATTGTCACACCTGCTGATCACCTCATAATTGACCAGCATAAATTTATCGACAGCATCACTTCAGGCCTAGAATTTATAGATAAAAAAGATGCCTTACTAACTTTAGGTATTAAACCAACTCACCCGGAAACTGGCTACGGTTATATCCAAATTGGAGAAAGTGAATATGAAAATAGCTTATTCAATAAAGTCAAAACATTTACTGAGAAGCCAAACTTAGAAATGGCCACCATCCTTTTTGAAAGTGGTGAATTTTATTGGAATTCCGGTATTTTTCTTTGGTCATTAAAAAGCATAAATAAAGCATTTATCACACATCTTTCAGAAGTTGCTACCCCTTTTATTGAATATTACAAGCATATTGGATCTAAGTATGAAGAAAAGGCCATTAACGACACATATACTGAATGTAAGAATATATCGATTGATTATGGCATTATGGAGAAAGCTGAAAATGTATACGTTAAAAAGGCCGATTTTGGGTGGTCTGATTTAGGTACATGGTCTTCGCTTCACGAACATGCATCAACCAACAACGATAATAATGCGATAATAAAAGGTGAAGTTTTGCTATATGATACACACAACAGTGTTATTCATCTACCCGAAGGAAAACAAGGCGTCATACAAGGATTAGATGGATATATTATTGTTCAGTCAGATAAGGCTTTACTTATTTGCCCAAGATCCAATGAACAACAAATTCGTCAATTTACTACCGACTTAAAAACCGAATTTGGAGATAAAT